One part of the Lotus japonicus ecotype B-129 chromosome 2, LjGifu_v1.2 genome encodes these proteins:
- the LOC130736997 gene encoding UDP-glycosyltransferase 83A1-like: MTIKIRMARPHVMVVPYPVQGHVIPLMELSFYLAKQGIKITFVNTKDNHERIVSSFPSGNDLLSQIFLVWVSDGLESSEERKRPGKSSEAVLKVMPEKVEELIECNNGLESEKITCVLGDQSIGWALEIAERKGIRRAAFCPASAAQLVLGLRIPKLVDNGIIDKDGTPLKKKVIQLSPTMPTISTENLVWVSLGSKIAQKHIFQLMVKNIKSTQKTEWILCNSTHELEPAAFSLAPEITPIGPLLSSNQFKHSAGNFWPQELSCLKWLDQQSPNSVIYIAFGSFTTFDLTQFQELCLGLELSNRPFFWVVQPDITEGTKNAYPEGFEERVCKQGRMVNWAPQQRILSHSSVACFISHCGWNSILESVSNGIPILCRSYFADQFLNRSYICDVWKVELGLERDGSGVITRCEIGSKIEKLLNEGLKARAANLMVKVQISTGQGGLSNHNLHNFIRWIKT, translated from the exons TTAGGATGGCAAGGCCACATGTTATGGTTGTACCTTACCCAGTACAAGGGCATGTGATTCCTCTAATGGAGCTTTCTTTTTACTTAGCCAAACAAGGTATCAAAATAACTTTTGTGAACACCAAGGATAATCATGAAAGGATAGTGAGTTCATTTCCAAGTGGAAATGATTTGTTATCTCAAATTTTCCTAGTGTGGGTATCAGATGGATTAGAATCCTCTGAGGAGAGAAAAAGGCCAGGGAAATCATCTGAAGCAGTCTTGAAGGTTATGCCAGAGAAAGTTGAGGAGCTTATTGAATGCAATAATGGATTAGAAAGTGAAAAGATTACATGTGTCCTTGGTGATCAGAGCATTGGATGGGCCCTTGAAATTGCAGAGAGGAAGGGAATTCGAAGAGCAGCATTTTGTCCTGCATCAGCAGCACAATTGGTGTTGGGATTGAGAATCCCCAAATTAGTTGATAATGGGATCATTGACAAAGATG GAACTCCACTGAAAAAAAAGGTCATTCAGCTATCACCCACAATGCCAACCATAAGTACAGAAAACCTTGTCTGGGTTTCGCTGGGGAGCAAGATAGCTCAGAAGCATATTTTTCAGCTCATGGTTAAAAACATAAAATCTACACAGAAAACTGAATGGATTCTTTGCAATTCCACTCATGAACTTGAGCCTGCTGCATTTTCTCTGGCTCCAGAAATCACACCCATTGGGCCACTTTTATCAAGCAACCAATTTAAACACTCAGCAGGAAACTTCTGGCCACAAGAACTGAGTTGTTTGAAATGGCTAGATCAACAGTCACCAAATTCAGTAATTTATATTGCATTTGGAAGCTTCACAACTTTCGATCTTACACAGTTCCAAGAACTGTGTTTAGGCCTTGAACTATCCAATAGACCTTTCTTTTGGGTTGTGCAACCAGACATCACAgaagggaccaaaaatgcataTCCAGAAGGGTTTGAGGAAAGGGTGTGTAAACAAGGTAGAATGGTGAATTGGGCACCACAACAGAGAATTCTGAGTCATTCTTCTGTTGCTTGCTTCATAAGCCACTGTGGCTGGAACTCCATATTGGAAAGTGTCAGCAATGGGATCCCTATCCTGTGCCGATCTTACTTTGCTGATCAATTTCTAAATAGGAGCTATATATGTGATGTTTGGAAGGTAGAATTGGGGCTTGAACGAGATGGAAGTGGCGTGATCACACGGTGTGAAATCGGAAGTAAAATAGAGAAGCTTTTGAATGAAGGCTTGAAAGCAAGGGCTGCAAATCTCATGGTGAAGGTTCAAATTAGTACTGGACAAGGTGGTTTGTCAAACCATAATCTGCATAATTTCATCAGGTGGATAAAAACATAG